From the Desulfovibrio sp. Huiquan2017 genome, one window contains:
- a CDS encoding UDP-glucose/GDP-mannose dehydrogenase family protein, which translates to MNVCIVGTGYVGLVSAACFAEMGNNIFCVDVNPKVVKTLESGKVHIYEPGLEDLVRRNTEQGRLHFTTDLGEGLDEADVVFITVGTPCREDGSCDLKYVDAVASEIGRKMTTPKIVVDKSTVPVGTADRVRGIIKAELEKRGETIGFDVVSNPEFLKEGDAVNDFMKPDRVIVGTSDEHSATTIKSLYAPFARSREKLIVMGVRSAEMTKYAANCMLATKISFINEVANICERVGADVSEVRAGIGSDSRIGYSFIYPGVGYGGSCFPKDVKALIDTAAEHGYDAKLIRSVDEVNNTQKRILAEKIKAYFAPQGGVKGRTLALWGLAFKANTDDIREASATEVIRELTAQGMKVRAFDPVANTRAREEIGHIENLEILDDQYDVLEGADALAVVTDWNQFRNPDFDRIKSTLTAPIVFDGRNLYPPERMGKAGFAYFSIGRTPVA; encoded by the coding sequence ATGAATGTGTGCATCGTCGGCACCGGCTACGTGGGCTTGGTTTCCGCAGCCTGCTTTGCCGAAATGGGAAACAATATTTTTTGCGTGGACGTCAATCCCAAGGTCGTGAAAACCTTGGAAAGCGGCAAGGTCCACATCTATGAACCCGGCCTGGAGGATTTAGTCAGGCGCAACACCGAGCAGGGCCGCCTGCATTTCACCACGGACCTCGGCGAGGGCCTGGATGAGGCCGACGTGGTCTTCATCACCGTGGGTACTCCGTGCCGTGAGGACGGTTCCTGCGATCTCAAGTACGTGGACGCCGTGGCCTCCGAAATCGGCAGGAAGATGACCACGCCCAAGATCGTGGTGGACAAGTCCACCGTGCCCGTGGGCACCGCCGACCGCGTACGCGGAATCATCAAGGCCGAATTGGAAAAGCGCGGCGAGACCATTGGTTTTGATGTCGTCTCCAACCCCGAGTTCCTCAAGGAGGGCGACGCGGTCAACGACTTCATGAAGCCGGACCGGGTCATCGTCGGGACCTCGGACGAGCATTCGGCCACGACCATCAAATCCCTGTACGCCCCGTTCGCGCGCAGCCGGGAAAAACTCATCGTTATGGGCGTGCGTTCGGCCGAGATGACCAAGTACGCGGCCAACTGCATGCTGGCCACCAAGATTTCCTTCATTAACGAAGTGGCCAACATCTGCGAGCGGGTCGGGGCGGACGTCTCCGAAGTGCGGGCGGGCATCGGCTCGGATTCGCGCATCGGCTATTCTTTCATTTACCCCGGCGTGGGCTATGGCGGATCCTGTTTCCCCAAGGACGTCAAGGCGCTCATCGACACCGCAGCCGAGCACGGCTACGATGCCAAACTCATCCGCTCCGTGGACGAGGTCAATAACACACAGAAGCGCATTCTGGCCGAAAAGATCAAGGCGTACTTCGCGCCTCAGGGCGGCGTCAAAGGCCGTACCCTGGCCCTGTGGGGGCTGGCCTTCAAGGCCAATACCGACGACATCCGCGAGGCCTCGGCCACTGAAGTCATCAGGGAATTGACCGCCCAGGGCATGAAGGTTCGAGCCTTCGATCCGGTGGCCAACACCCGCGCCCGCGAGGAGATCGGCCACATCGAAAATCTTGAGATTCTGGACGACCAATACGACGTGCTGGAAGGGGCGGACGCCTTGGCCGTGGTCACGGATTGGAATCAGTTCCGTAACCCGGACTTCGATCGCATCAAGAGTACCCTGACCGCTCCAATCGTCTTTGACGGTCGCAACCTGTACCCGCCCGAACGTATGGGCAAGGCCGGATTCGCCTACTTCTCCATAGGCCGCACCCCGGTTGCCTAA
- a CDS encoding CBS domain-containing protein, with amino-acid sequence MLKAKDIMTTECITLTPETDIATAAKVLLDKKINGAPVLDDGKVVGVLCQSDLVAQQKKITLPSFFTLLDGVIPLSSHDELDREMTKIAALKVGDAMTAAPTFVQPETSIEDVATLMANQKLYTLPVIENGKLVGVVGKEDVLKTLLKD; translated from the coding sequence ATGCTGAAAGCCAAAGACATCATGACCACCGAATGCATCACCCTGACCCCGGAAACCGATATCGCCACCGCGGCCAAGGTCCTTCTCGACAAGAAGATCAACGGCGCGCCGGTCCTGGATGACGGCAAGGTGGTCGGCGTGCTCTGCCAATCCGATCTGGTGGCCCAGCAGAAGAAGATCACCCTGCCTTCCTTCTTCACGCTGCTGGACGGGGTCATTCCCCTCTCCTCCCACGACGAACTGGACCGCGAAATGACCAAGATCGCCGCCCTCAAGGTGGGCGACGCCATGACCGCGGCCCCGACCTTCGTTCAACCCGAGACCTCCATCGAGGATGTGGCCACCCTGATGGCCAACCAGAAACTCTACACCTTGCCCGTGATCGAGAACGGCAAACTCGTCGGCGTTGTCGGCAAGGAAGACGTGCTCAAGACCCTGCTCAAGGATTAG
- a CDS encoding pyridoxine 5'-phosphate synthase has translation MPVLVVNVDHVATLRQARMGIEPEPVTAAYMAELAGATGIIVHLREDRRHIQDRDVRLIKETCNTRLHLEMAATAEMQGIALDVEPEMVCLVPEKRKELTTEGGLNCIGREAELKEFLAPIHEKGIRSSLFIDADPKQIEAAIATGTEFIEVHTGHYADAKAYSQRRVELEKILKSISLARDIGLKVNLGHGLNYRNILNFKDVPGISEYSIGHAIMARAIYVGLDRAVRDMAELVRSFAD, from the coding sequence ATGCCGGTACTCGTAGTCAACGTCGATCATGTGGCCACCCTGCGCCAGGCCAGAATGGGCATCGAGCCCGAACCCGTGACCGCAGCCTATATGGCGGAGCTGGCCGGGGCCACGGGCATCATCGTTCACCTGCGCGAAGACCGCCGCCATATCCAGGACCGCGACGTGCGCCTCATCAAGGAGACATGCAACACCCGGCTGCACCTGGAAATGGCCGCCACGGCCGAGATGCAGGGAATCGCCCTGGACGTCGAGCCCGAAATGGTCTGCCTGGTGCCGGAGAAGCGCAAGGAACTGACCACCGAGGGCGGCTTGAATTGCATCGGACGCGAAGCCGAGCTCAAGGAATTCCTGGCCCCTATCCATGAAAAGGGCATCCGCTCCAGCCTGTTCATCGACGCCGACCCCAAGCAGATCGAGGCGGCCATCGCCACGGGCACGGAATTCATCGAAGTCCACACCGGGCACTACGCCGATGCCAAGGCGTACAGCCAGCGGCGTGTGGAGCTGGAAAAAATTCTCAAGTCCATCTCCCTGGCCCGGGACATCGGTCTCAAGGTCAACCTCGGCCATGGTCTGAACTACCGCAACATCCTCAATTTCAAGGATGTGCCCGGCATCAGCGAATACTCCATCGGCCACGCCATCATGGCCCGGGCCATCTACGTGGGCCTGGACCGCGCGGTCCGGGACATGGCCGAACTGGTCCGGTCCTTCGCGGACTAG
- the cimA gene encoding citramalate synthase, translating into MQQITIYDTTLRDGAQAEELNLTTQDKIRIAQKLDDLGIHYIEGGWPGSNPTDKKFFDAVRSCTFKNAKLAAFGSTHMAKFTPEKDPNLAGLLEAETPVVTIFGKTWDIHATIALGVPLERNLELIANSVAYLKARVDEVIFDAEHFFDGYKRNPEYAMKALNAALEAGADRLVLCDTNGGSLTSEIGEAVRAVREKLPEARLGVHAHNDSELAVANSLEAVRLGAVQVQGTINGYGERCGNANLCSVIPNLELKMGFTVIGRDNLAKLQPISNFVSEIANLRPFMRQPFVGASAFAHKGGIHVSAILKDARTYEHIPPETVGNERRVLLSDQAGKSNILFKAHELGYKLEKDDPTVDRLLKELKIKESMGYEYSVADASFELVLRQTLGQPLHYFHFRNFFVVDAKREEDPEPMSEATVIVDVKGQQEHTAATGLGPVNALDQALRKGLERFYPGLKEMRLLDFKVRVLSGAVRDTGGTASFVRVLVESGDKTDHWTTMGVSHNIIEASWQAVVDAINYKLFKDEMAAAE; encoded by the coding sequence ATGCAACAAATCACGATATATGACACGACGTTGAGAGACGGAGCCCAGGCCGAAGAACTGAATCTGACCACCCAGGACAAGATCCGCATAGCCCAGAAGCTGGACGACTTGGGCATCCATTACATCGAGGGGGGCTGGCCCGGCTCCAACCCCACGGACAAGAAGTTTTTCGACGCGGTCCGGTCCTGCACCTTCAAAAACGCCAAGCTGGCCGCCTTCGGGTCCACGCACATGGCCAAGTTCACGCCCGAGAAGGACCCGAATCTGGCTGGACTGCTTGAGGCCGAAACCCCGGTGGTGACCATCTTCGGCAAGACCTGGGACATCCATGCAACCATAGCACTGGGCGTCCCGCTTGAGCGCAACCTGGAACTCATCGCCAACTCCGTGGCCTACCTCAAGGCCCGGGTGGACGAGGTCATCTTCGACGCCGAGCACTTCTTCGACGGGTACAAGCGCAACCCCGAATACGCCATGAAAGCCCTGAACGCCGCGCTTGAAGCCGGCGCCGACCGGCTTGTCCTCTGCGACACCAACGGCGGCTCCCTGACCAGCGAGATAGGCGAGGCCGTGCGGGCCGTGCGCGAAAAACTTCCCGAAGCGCGCCTGGGCGTGCACGCCCACAACGACTCCGAACTGGCCGTGGCCAACTCCCTGGAAGCGGTCCGCCTCGGCGCGGTCCAAGTCCAGGGCACCATCAACGGCTACGGCGAGCGGTGCGGCAACGCCAACCTCTGCTCGGTCATCCCCAACCTCGAACTCAAGATGGGCTTCACCGTCATCGGTCGAGACAACCTGGCGAAACTCCAACCCATTTCGAACTTCGTCAGCGAAATAGCCAACCTGCGGCCATTCATGCGCCAACCCTTCGTGGGCGCGTCCGCCTTTGCCCACAAAGGCGGTATCCACGTCAGCGCCATCCTCAAGGATGCCCGGACCTACGAGCACATCCCGCCCGAAACCGTGGGCAACGAGCGCCGCGTACTCCTCTCGGACCAGGCGGGCAAATCCAACATCCTGTTCAAGGCCCATGAGCTGGGCTACAAGCTGGAAAAAGACGATCCCACCGTGGATCGACTGCTCAAGGAACTCAAGATCAAGGAAAGCATGGGCTACGAATACTCCGTGGCCGACGCCTCCTTCGAACTCGTGCTCCGCCAGACCTTGGGCCAGCCCCTCCACTATTTCCACTTCCGAAACTTCTTCGTGGTGGACGCCAAGCGCGAGGAAGACCCCGAACCCATGTCCGAGGCCACGGTCATCGTGGACGTCAAGGGGCAGCAGGAACACACTGCGGCCACCGGCCTGGGCCCGGTCAACGCCTTGGACCAGGCTCTGCGCAAGGGACTGGAACGTTTCTACCCTGGGCTCAAGGAGATGCGCCTGCTCGACTTCAAAGTCCGCGTCCTGTCCGGCGCGGTGCGCGACACCGGAGGCACGGCCTCCTTTGTCCGCGTCCTGGTCGAAAGCGGCGACAAAACCGACCATTGGACGACCATGGGCGTGTCCCACAACATCATTGAGGCATCTTGGCAGGCCGTCGTCGATGCCATCAACTACAAGCTCTTCAAGGATGAAATGGCTGCGGCCGAATAG
- the gap gene encoding type I glyceraldehyde-3-phosphate dehydrogenase: protein MATKIGLNGFGRIGRYLARLLAEESDLELVAVNARASNEDLAHLLKYDSVHGRFPDVQPTEDGFVMAGKPVKVTRNAPGEWTWGEMGCDLVIESTGKFTDRESCEKHLACGAGKVIISAPGKNSDVTVVIGVNDEELKPEHKIISNASCTTNCLAPVAKVINDAFGIKHGIMTTVHSYTMSQRILDGSHKDLRRARACAVNMVPTTTGAAKAVGLVIPELNGLLDGMSIRVPTPNVSLVDLVCELKRETTVEEVNAALKAAANDSMGYTDEPLVSVDFMGSTFGGVVDSSLTRVMGGTQVKVIAWYDNEAGFTNQLLRLIKKTAAM, encoded by the coding sequence ATGGCGACGAAGATAGGCTTGAACGGATTTGGACGCATCGGCCGGTATCTGGCCCGGTTGTTGGCGGAAGAGAGCGATCTGGAATTGGTGGCCGTCAACGCGCGTGCTTCCAACGAGGATCTGGCCCACCTGCTGAAATACGACTCCGTGCACGGCCGGTTCCCGGACGTGCAGCCCACTGAGGATGGATTCGTCATGGCGGGCAAGCCGGTCAAGGTGACCCGCAATGCGCCAGGCGAATGGACCTGGGGCGAGATGGGCTGCGACCTGGTCATTGAGTCCACCGGCAAGTTCACCGACCGCGAGAGCTGCGAGAAGCACCTCGCCTGTGGCGCCGGGAAAGTGATCATCTCCGCGCCGGGCAAAAATTCGGACGTGACCGTGGTCATCGGCGTCAACGACGAGGAGCTCAAGCCCGAGCACAAGATCATTTCCAACGCCTCGTGCACGACCAACTGCCTGGCCCCGGTGGCCAAGGTCATCAACGACGCCTTTGGCATCAAGCACGGCATCATGACCACGGTGCATTCCTACACCATGAGCCAGCGCATCTTGGACGGCTCCCACAAGGACTTGCGCCGCGCACGCGCCTGCGCCGTGAATATGGTGCCCACCACCACCGGCGCGGCCAAGGCCGTGGGGTTGGTCATCCCCGAACTGAACGGCCTGTTGGACGGCATGTCCATCCGCGTGCCCACCCCCAACGTGTCCCTGGTGGACCTGGTTTGCGAACTGAAGCGCGAGACCACGGTGGAAGAGGTCAACGCGGCCCTCAAGGCGGCGGCCAACGATTCCATGGGCTACACCGACGAGCCGCTGGTCTCCGTGGACTTCATGGGTTCCACCTTCGGCGGCGTGGTGGACAGCTCGCTGACCCGCGTCATGGGCGGCACCCAGGTCAAGGTCATCGCCTGGTATGACAACGAGGCAGGTTTCACCAACCAGCTTTTGCGCCTCATCAAGAAGACGGCCGCGATGTAG
- a CDS encoding HD domain-containing protein, whose product MARSVGKKSQYIQSLSAGQTVDDLFLLAGANQAQSKNGPYWNLSFQDATGVIDGKIWSPKSLEYPTLEPGCLVRVRGFVESYRDKNQLKVDQMDVLDAYDSGVNLSDFLPASATPPEELMEALEDMVTEHMRHKPWKTLCRKVLGNEEIRARLLTAPGAKTVHHAYVGGLLEHTLGVARACMALCDVYPDLDRQTLLAGAIFHDLGKAWELSGGLTNEYTDEGRLFGHIQIGVEKLEPFLARSPRLEESLKLHLKHLITSHHGEHEFGSPVRPKTPEAFVLHFADNMDAKLNIIDQAYADMDKTGATWSPYMRFLERNVFRPEPTPDNAKRQNAKAENQCLLPLKA is encoded by the coding sequence ATGGCAAGATCAGTGGGCAAAAAGTCGCAATATATCCAGTCTCTGTCAGCGGGCCAGACCGTGGACGATCTCTTCCTCCTGGCCGGGGCCAATCAGGCCCAGTCCAAAAACGGCCCCTACTGGAACCTCTCGTTCCAGGACGCCACCGGCGTCATCGACGGCAAAATATGGAGCCCGAAAAGCCTGGAATACCCCACCCTCGAACCGGGTTGTCTGGTCCGCGTTCGGGGATTCGTGGAAAGTTACCGCGACAAGAATCAGCTCAAGGTCGATCAGATGGACGTGCTCGACGCTTACGATTCCGGCGTGAACCTGTCCGATTTCCTGCCCGCCTCCGCGACCCCGCCCGAGGAGTTGATGGAGGCCCTGGAGGACATGGTCACCGAGCATATGCGGCACAAGCCGTGGAAGACCCTCTGCCGCAAAGTCCTCGGCAACGAGGAGATCCGCGCCCGGCTGCTGACCGCGCCCGGCGCCAAGACCGTCCACCACGCCTACGTGGGCGGCTTGCTGGAGCACACCCTGGGCGTGGCCCGGGCGTGCATGGCCCTGTGCGACGTTTACCCCGACCTGGATCGCCAGACCCTGCTGGCGGGAGCCATCTTCCACGACCTGGGCAAGGCGTGGGAGCTGTCCGGCGGCCTAACCAACGAATACACCGACGAGGGACGGCTGTTCGGCCACATCCAGATCGGCGTGGAGAAGCTGGAGCCGTTCCTGGCCCGTTCCCCGCGCCTCGAAGAAAGTCTGAAGCTGCACCTGAAACATTTGATAACCAGCCATCACGGCGAGCACGAATTCGGCTCTCCGGTGCGGCCCAAGACCCCGGAAGCGTTCGTCCTGCACTTCGCGGACAACATGGACGCCAAGCTGAACATCATTGACCAGGCCTACGCCGACATGGACAAGACCGGCGCGACCTGGTCCCCCTATATGCGCTTCCTGGAACGCAACGTATTCCGGCCCGAGCCCACCCCCGACAACGCCAAAAGGCAGAACGCGAAAGCGGAGAACCAATGTTTATTACCTTTGAAGGCATAG
- a CDS encoding holo-[acyl-carrier-protein] synthase produces the protein MIKGTGIDLTELDRIQALWDRYGERFARKILTDREREQLPRRNPVPRLAALFACKEAAVKALGTGFTEGIHFKCIEVLHHANGKPEIGFLGKGLARCERLGVTKAHVSMTHSRDAAAATVILEGH, from the coding sequence ATGATCAAGGGAACGGGCATCGACCTGACGGAATTGGACCGCATCCAGGCCCTCTGGGACCGGTACGGGGAACGGTTCGCCCGGAAAATCCTGACCGACCGGGAGCGGGAGCAGCTTCCCAGACGCAATCCCGTGCCGCGCCTGGCCGCCCTCTTCGCCTGCAAGGAGGCGGCGGTCAAGGCCCTGGGCACCGGCTTCACCGAAGGCATCCACTTCAAGTGCATCGAAGTCCTGCACCACGCCAACGGCAAGCCCGAAATCGGCTTTCTCGGCAAAGGCCTGGCCCGCTGCGAACGCCTGGGCGTGACCAAAGCGCACGTATCCATGACCCATTCCCGCGATGCCGCCGCCGCCACCGTGATATTGGAAGGACATTAA
- a CDS encoding aspartate kinase, which translates to MNIVVQKFGGTSVRNLECQRQVMQKVLRPYREGNKVIVVLSAMSGETNRLLELANEWSDNPDPAEADALVSTGEQISCALFAMLLKQQGVKCRSVLGFQAPVKTDCCYGKARITDIDQNQLMGMLQEYDILVVAGFQGCDENMRITTLGRGGSDTSAVALAAAIKADVCEIYTDVTGVFTTDPNLCADARKIDRISYDEMLEMASMGAKVLQIRSVEFAKKYNVTVHVRSTFSDEPGTIVTQEDENMEAVMVSGIAYDKDQARITLIHVKDTPGVSAQIFSPLAEKKILVDMIVQNPSKDGLTDMTFTVPRADVKQTINTLEKLKYEIGYEELSSNLNVAKVSIIGVGMRNHSGVASTAFRALADENVNILMISTSEIKITCLIDDKYTELAVRTLHKAFNLEEGKHIE; encoded by the coding sequence ATGAACATCGTCGTACAAAAATTCGGAGGCACATCGGTCCGCAACCTGGAATGCCAGCGCCAGGTCATGCAGAAGGTCCTGCGCCCCTACCGCGAAGGCAATAAGGTCATCGTGGTGCTCTCGGCCATGTCCGGAGAGACCAACCGGCTGCTGGAACTGGCCAACGAATGGTCGGACAACCCCGACCCGGCCGAGGCGGACGCCCTGGTCTCCACCGGCGAGCAGATCTCCTGCGCGCTGTTCGCCATGCTCCTCAAGCAACAAGGCGTCAAATGCCGCTCCGTCCTCGGTTTCCAGGCCCCGGTCAAAACCGACTGTTGCTACGGCAAGGCCCGGATCACCGACATCGACCAGAATCAACTCATGGGCATGCTCCAGGAATACGACATCCTGGTGGTCGCGGGCTTCCAGGGGTGCGACGAGAACATGCGCATCACCACCCTGGGACGCGGCGGCTCCGACACCTCGGCCGTGGCCCTGGCGGCGGCCATCAAGGCCGACGTCTGCGAAATCTACACCGACGTGACCGGCGTTTTCACCACGGACCCGAACCTCTGCGCCGACGCCCGCAAGATCGACCGCATTTCCTACGACGAGATGCTCGAAATGGCCAGCATGGGGGCCAAGGTGCTCCAGATCCGCAGCGTTGAGTTCGCCAAAAAATACAATGTAACCGTTCATGTCCGCTCCACCTTTTCCGACGAGCCGGGCACCATAGTCACCCAGGAGGATGAAAACATGGAAGCCGTCATGGTTTCGGGCATCGCTTATGATAAAGATCAGGCCCGCATCACGCTCATACACGTGAAGGACACCCCCGGCGTGTCCGCCCAGATTTTCTCCCCCCTGGCCGAAAAGAAAATTCTCGTGGACATGATCGTCCAGAACCCGTCCAAGGACGGCCTCACCGACATGACCTTCACCGTGCCCCGCGCCGACGTGAAGCAGACCATCAACACCCTGGAAAAACTAAAATACGAAATCGGCTACGAGGAGTTGTCCAGCAATTTGAACGTCGCCAAGGTCTCGATTATCGGCGTCGGCATGCGTAACCATTCCGGTGTGGCCTCCACGGCCTTCCGGGCGCTTGCCGATGAGAACGTGAACATTCTGATGATCAGCACCTCCGAGATCAAGATCACCTGCTTGATCGACGACAAGTACACCGAATTGGCCGTACGCACACTCCATAAAGCCTTCAACTTGGAGGAAGGCAAACACATCGAGTAA
- the surE gene encoding 5'/3'-nucleotidase SurE: MNILLANDDGIQAIGLRALYFALREAGHEVHVVAPVTEQSAVGHAVTLALPIRVKQFRENGFVGQGVYGTPVDCVKLGLSTLLEEKPDLVLSGINAGANVGVDILYSGTVSAATEGALMEIPSMAVSMDNFNPEDLSGQARYCAELLPRIPWADLPRKRVLNLNFPNCPIGEAKELIICPHTRASYDDIYDTRQDPRGRPYYWLSGAIPPGRISPDRDRALLTEGHITLTPLHFDFTDRETLDLLKDIIS; encoded by the coding sequence ATGAACATTTTGCTCGCCAATGATGACGGCATTCAGGCCATCGGTCTGCGCGCCCTGTATTTCGCCCTTAGGGAGGCCGGACACGAGGTCCATGTGGTCGCCCCGGTTACGGAACAGTCCGCCGTGGGGCACGCCGTGACCCTGGCCCTGCCCATCCGGGTCAAGCAGTTCCGTGAAAACGGTTTCGTCGGTCAGGGCGTCTACGGCACCCCCGTGGATTGCGTCAAGCTCGGCTTGTCCACATTGCTGGAGGAAAAGCCCGATCTGGTCCTGTCCGGGATCAACGCGGGGGCCAACGTGGGCGTGGATATCCTTTATTCCGGGACAGTGTCCGCCGCCACGGAGGGGGCACTGATGGAAATTCCGTCCATGGCCGTGTCCATGGACAATTTCAACCCCGAGGACTTGAGCGGCCAGGCCCGCTATTGCGCCGAATTGCTGCCCAGGATTCCCTGGGCCGACCTGCCGCGTAAGCGCGTGCTCAATCTCAATTTCCCCAATTGCCCCATCGGGGAGGCGAAGGAATTGATCATCTGCCCGCACACCCGCGCGTCCTATGACGACATCTACGATACCCGGCAGGATCCGCGCGGCAGACCCTATTACTGGCTCAGCGGGGCCATTCCGCCGGGCCGCATCAGCCCGGACCGCGACCGCGCGCTGCTGACCGAGGGGCACATCACCCTGACCCCGCTGCATTTCGACTTCACGGACCGAGAGACGTTGGATCTGCTGAAGGATATCATTTCGTGA
- a CDS encoding NAD(P)H-hydrate dehydratase — translation MLSPLPTPAEMAVWDRETIRTIGIPGVTLMESASHGIVNVLLEEYGDINGAKIYCFAGSGNNGGDAFAVARHLNDFGAEVTVFHTRPKKAYRGETRTNLLWAQKLDIPLVHLAGMNPDALPQPDIIVDGLLGTGFHGPLREDVLNLVRAVNRLGERAFVLAVDIPSGLNGLTGRPQPDAVRADATATLQAPKLGLVLPDARPYTGVLHVCPIGIPRKIREDHPPRHQLITGEIMNALPAPARDMHKGSAGHVLVVGGSIGLTGAPHLAALAGLRGGAGLVSVACPAGLADAVKAGSPDIMTLPLGTGNAWTRDMAASLKAELHRFDAVVLGPGLGRTPKATAFALDLVAACNVPLVVDADALFALAAVPGSLGAMPEQAVLTPHPGEMARLLGVGTSEIQADRLTAVDRFLSVCDATLVLKGAGTLVADRDMTCVSPFAEPNLSVGGSGDVLSGLVGALLAGGLSPLHAACTGVFWHGLAGRALNNEFPARGNLASEIANMLPHTAAAFTKEPESC, via the coding sequence ATGCTGTCGCCCCTTCCGACCCCCGCCGAAATGGCCGTATGGGACCGGGAAACCATCCGCACCATCGGCATTCCCGGCGTGACTCTCATGGAGTCCGCCTCTCATGGAATAGTTAATGTGTTGCTTGAAGAATACGGCGACATCAACGGTGCAAAGATCTATTGCTTCGCCGGTTCCGGGAACAACGGCGGGGACGCCTTTGCCGTAGCCCGCCACCTGAACGATTTCGGGGCCGAAGTCACGGTCTTTCACACCCGGCCCAAGAAGGCGTATCGGGGCGAAACCCGGACGAACCTGCTGTGGGCGCAAAAACTCGACATCCCTCTGGTGCATCTGGCCGGAATGAATCCCGACGCCCTGCCCCAGCCCGATATCATCGTGGACGGCCTGCTCGGCACCGGCTTTCACGGGCCCCTGCGCGAGGACGTCCTGAATCTGGTGCGAGCCGTCAACCGGCTGGGCGAACGCGCCTTCGTCCTGGCCGTGGACATTCCCTCGGGGCTGAACGGCCTCACCGGACGCCCCCAGCCCGACGCGGTCCGGGCCGACGCTACGGCCACTCTCCAGGCCCCGAAACTGGGCCTGGTCCTGCCCGACGCCCGGCCCTACACCGGCGTGCTGCATGTCTGCCCCATCGGCATTCCCCGCAAAATCCGGGAAGACCACCCGCCCAGGCACCAGCTCATCACCGGGGAAATCATGAACGCCCTGCCCGCCCCGGCCCGCGACATGCACAAGGGCAGCGCCGGGCATGTTCTGGTGGTCGGAGGCAGCATCGGCCTGACCGGCGCGCCGCATCTGGCCGCCCTGGCCGGACTGCGTGGCGGAGCCGGACTGGTCTCCGTGGCCTGCCCCGCCGGGCTGGCCGACGCCGTCAAGGCGGGGTCCCCGGACATCATGACTCTGCCGCTGGGCACAGGCAACGCCTGGACCCGAGACATGGCCGCCTCGCTGAAGGCCGAGCTCCATCGCTTCGACGCTGTGGTCCTCGGGCCCGGCCTGGGCCGCACGCCTAAGGCCACAGCCTTCGCCCTGGACCTCGTCGCCGCCTGCAACGTCCCCCTGGTCGTGGACGCGGACGCCCTTTTCGCCCTGGCCGCTGTCCCAGGGTCCCTCGGGGCGATGCCCGAACAGGCCGTACTCACCCCCCATCCGGGCGAGATGGCCCGGTTGCTCGGCGTGGGGACGTCGGAAATCCAGGCCGACCGCCTGACCGCCGTGGACCGCTTCCTGTCCGTCTGCGACGCCACATTGGTGCTCAAGGGCGCAGGCACGCTGGTGGCCGACCGGGACATGACCTGCGTTTCCCCCTTCGCCGAGCCGAATCTGTCCGTGGGCGGCTCCGGCGACGTCTTGTCCGGTCTCGTCGGCGCACTCCTGGCCGGGGGACTCTCTCCCCTGCACGCGGCCTGTACCGGCGTTTTCTGGCACGGTCTGGCCGGACGCGCCCTGAACAACGAATTTCCCGCACGCGGCAACCTCGCGTCCGAAATCGCCAACATGCTGCCCCATACGGCGGCAGCCTTCACCAAGGAGCCTGAATCATGCTGA
- the tsaE gene encoding tRNA (adenosine(37)-N6)-threonylcarbamoyltransferase complex ATPase subunit type 1 TsaE, producing MRLTLHLPDSDATVALGRALASVLSEMDAPPALLLQGDLGSGKTTLVRGFVESLPGAEAAEVSSPSFNICNLYPTTPGVAHFDLYRLEGMEPDDALFDAFEDPETITIVEWIQYLPREMWPQDALFLEWTPSDTGRSLVLHAMGGAAGDVVNALRPE from the coding sequence ATGCGTCTCACCCTGCATCTTCCCGACAGCGACGCCACCGTGGCCCTGGGCCGCGCCCTGGCGTCCGTCCTGTCCGAAATGGACGCACCCCCGGCTTTGCTCTTGCAAGGCGACCTGGGATCGGGCAAAACCACGTTGGTCAGGGGTTTCGTGGAATCCCTGCCCGGCGCGGAGGCGGCGGAGGTCTCAAGCCCGAGCTTCAACATCTGCAATCTGTATCCGACGACCCCCGGGGTGGCCCATTTCGACCTCTACCGACTGGAAGGCATGGAGCCGGACGACGCCCTGTTCGACGCCTTCGAGGACCCTGAAACGATCACCATCGTGGAATGGATACAGTACCTGCCCAGGGAAATGTGGCCACAAGACGCCCTTTTCCTGGAATGGACCCCGTCGGACACTGGACGAAGCCTCGTATTGCATGCGATGGGAGGTGCGGCCGGGGACGTCGTCAACGCCCTGCGGCCCGAGTGA